A genomic segment from Gilvibacter sp. SZ-19 encodes:
- a CDS encoding AarF/ABC1/UbiB kinase family protein, whose protein sequence is MKTIDKIPTNKLQRASKLVTTGVKVGGNYLKYYGEKLVNPELSKDKLNEDNAADIYDGLKQLKGSALKVAQMLSMEKSILPKAYVEKFSLAQFSVPPLSAPLVRKTFKRYFGEYPETLYDGFNPESVAAASIGQVHKAEKDGKELAVKIQYPGVADSISSDLALVKPVAVKMFNLKGKDSAKYFKEVEEKLLEETDYVLEVKQSQDISKACGHIDNLVFPTYYPELSNERIITMDYMHGKHLSEFAARNTDQALADKIGQTLWDFYMYQMHELKAVHADPHPGNFLVNEAGQLIAIDFGCIKKVPEEFYTPYFQLAEPGAIENESFFAEKLEQLEIIKDTDTPEERVFFTELFKEMLSLFTQPFHKEVFDFSDEVFFGKIAELGEKYSKDTELRKMNGNRGSKHFLYINRTFFGLYNLLNDLGATVRINNFKAFA, encoded by the coding sequence ATGAAGACCATAGACAAGATCCCTACCAATAAATTACAGCGTGCCTCAAAGCTGGTTACTACAGGGGTTAAGGTTGGAGGCAACTATTTGAAATATTATGGCGAAAAACTCGTCAACCCCGAGCTTTCTAAAGATAAGCTCAACGAAGACAATGCCGCAGACATCTATGACGGTTTAAAGCAGCTGAAAGGTAGCGCCTTGAAGGTCGCACAGATGCTCAGTATGGAAAAGAGCATTTTGCCCAAAGCTTATGTGGAGAAATTCTCCTTGGCGCAGTTCTCGGTACCTCCTTTATCGGCTCCTTTAGTGCGTAAGACCTTTAAACGTTACTTCGGAGAGTATCCAGAGACCTTGTATGACGGCTTCAACCCGGAATCTGTAGCCGCTGCTTCCATTGGGCAAGTACACAAGGCAGAGAAAGACGGGAAGGAGCTCGCAGTTAAGATCCAATATCCCGGGGTAGCAGACAGTATTAGTAGTGATCTGGCCTTGGTTAAACCGGTCGCGGTTAAAATGTTCAACCTCAAAGGGAAGGACTCCGCCAAATACTTCAAAGAAGTAGAAGAAAAACTTTTGGAAGAGACCGATTATGTCTTAGAGGTAAAACAAAGTCAAGACATTTCTAAAGCTTGTGGACATATCGATAATTTGGTTTTCCCGACCTATTATCCGGAGCTTTCCAATGAACGTATCATTACCATGGACTATATGCATGGGAAACACCTCAGTGAGTTTGCCGCCCGAAATACCGATCAGGCTTTAGCCGATAAGATAGGGCAAACCCTTTGGGATTTTTATATGTACCAGATGCACGAGCTAAAAGCCGTGCATGCCGACCCGCATCCAGGAAATTTCTTGGTTAACGAAGCCGGTCAGTTAATTGCAATAGACTTTGGTTGCATCAAAAAAGTACCGGAAGAGTTCTACACGCCTTATTTTCAATTGGCTGAACCAGGAGCCATTGAGAATGAAAGCTTCTTTGCAGAGAAATTAGAACAATTAGAGATCATTAAGGACACCGATACTCCAGAAGAGCGCGTATTCTTTACAGAACTCTTTAAAGAAATGCTGAGTTTATTCACCCAACCATTCCATAAGGAGGTCTTCGACTTTTCTGATGAGGTCTTTTTTGGTAAGATCGCCGAGCTTGGCGAAAAGTACTCTAAGGATACCGAGCTGCGTAAAATGAACGGGAACCGAGGTTCTAAGCACTTCTTATACATCAACAGAACCTTCTTTGGACTTTACAATTTGCTCAACGATCTGGGAGCAACAGTCCGCATAAACAACTTCAAGGCTTTTGCGTAA